One window of the Synechococcus sp. CC9311 genome contains the following:
- a CDS encoding site-specific integrase, with protein sequence MNFDTALKAANAALAEQGCGLRVERRGQKLNLRGRLPCRQQPNQWKTQRLSLGLLADLNGLKEAERILQLVELQLQRQLFAWDQWLPKQKIQQNNNSKGTSTTLANPLDRDLETFKEAFFADPRRRRSPAGSRTTWSGAYQPYLRRLKALALEHQSALTPDLLLLTLNSYHDGSRSRQQCSTALGALARHQNLPLPDAWRAEAGGYGLHRARFRQLPSDPQILEAMLRIPNPGWRLVYGLMATYGLRNHEVFFTDVSALADGGDRVIRVLPTTKTGEHQVWPFHPEWVDRFNLTHLASNTAALPPVCTDLRQTTLQQVGRRVAEQFRRYDVPLTPYDLRHAWAVRTIHIGLPDTVAARMMGHSVAIHTRTYHHWITRRDQQQAVDAALARREA encoded by the coding sequence ATGAACTTCGACACCGCTCTAAAGGCTGCCAATGCGGCCCTGGCCGAGCAGGGCTGCGGTCTTCGTGTGGAGCGGCGAGGACAAAAACTCAATCTGCGTGGACGGCTGCCATGCCGCCAGCAACCCAACCAATGGAAAACTCAGCGCCTGAGTCTTGGACTGCTCGCCGACCTGAATGGGTTGAAAGAGGCTGAGCGCATCTTGCAGCTTGTGGAGTTGCAGTTACAAAGACAGCTTTTTGCATGGGACCAATGGTTACCGAAGCAAAAAATTCAGCAGAACAACAACTCAAAAGGCACATCAACCACGCTTGCCAATCCTCTGGATCGCGATCTGGAGACGTTTAAAGAAGCGTTTTTCGCAGATCCCCGTCGTCGTCGCTCCCCCGCGGGAAGCCGCACCACTTGGAGCGGGGCCTACCAGCCCTACCTAAGACGTCTCAAGGCATTGGCTCTTGAACACCAATCGGCCCTGACTCCTGACCTATTACTGCTGACGTTGAACAGTTATCACGATGGAAGCCGGAGTCGCCAACAGTGTTCCACTGCCCTAGGGGCACTCGCCCGTCATCAAAACCTGCCCCTTCCGGATGCATGGCGTGCAGAGGCAGGCGGATACGGCCTGCACCGCGCTCGTTTTCGGCAGTTACCTAGCGACCCGCAAATTCTCGAAGCCATGCTGCGTATTCCGAATCCAGGTTGGCGACTTGTTTATGGGCTGATGGCCACCTACGGACTTCGCAACCATGAAGTGTTTTTCACAGATGTTTCGGCTTTGGCTGATGGAGGAGACAGGGTGATTCGCGTTCTTCCCACAACCAAAACCGGTGAGCATCAGGTTTGGCCCTTCCATCCGGAGTGGGTGGATCGCTTCAACTTGACGCATCTCGCCTCTAACACTGCGGCGCTCCCTCCGGTTTGCACCGATCTTCGCCAGACCACACTTCAACAAGTTGGACGGCGTGTAGCAGAGCAATTCAGGAGGTACGACGTTCCCCTTACGCCCTATGACCTGCGCCATGCGTGGGCCGTACGCACCATCCACATTGGACTTCCCGATACCGTGGCTGCCAGGATGATGGGGCATTCCGTAGCGATTCACACCCGCACCTATCACCACTGGATCACCAGGCGAGATCAACAGCAGGCCGTCGATGCCGCGTTGGCCAGGAGAGAAGCCTGA
- a CDS encoding class I SAM-dependent methyltransferase: MRSPLRQLAYRYRWIYDTVTGISALSVGGVDRLRRLGLEALDPVLPRGARVMDFCCGSGEAAAPWIEAGFQVTGLDVSPKVLELAATRYPLLTCIEGLAEAPPCAPASFDAIQISLALHEFPRTERQQVLLSCLELLKPGGWLVVIDLHPAGPLLQLPQQLFCALFETETAIALLEDDIPKQLQEIGFTSVEQSVLAGSALQRITARCPSSGMLEVTGKMP, encoded by the coding sequence ATGAGATCACCTCTGCGCCAACTGGCCTATCGCTATCGCTGGATTTACGACACCGTCACAGGGATCTCTGCGCTGAGTGTTGGAGGTGTAGATCGACTCCGCCGTCTTGGGCTCGAAGCGCTCGATCCTGTTCTGCCAAGGGGTGCCAGGGTGATGGACTTCTGCTGCGGCTCAGGAGAAGCGGCGGCGCCCTGGATCGAAGCAGGATTTCAGGTCACGGGGCTCGATGTCTCACCCAAGGTTCTGGAACTCGCCGCAACCCGCTACCCACTCCTGACATGCATTGAGGGGCTGGCAGAAGCTCCGCCCTGCGCACCAGCCAGCTTTGATGCCATTCAAATCAGCCTGGCGCTGCATGAATTCCCACGGACAGAACGTCAGCAGGTGTTGCTGTCCTGTTTGGAATTACTCAAACCAGGCGGCTGGCTTGTGGTTATCGATCTCCATCCTGCCGGTCCTCTTTTGCAACTCCCCCAACAGCTGTTTTGCGCTTTGTTTGAGACAGAAACTGCGATTGCATTGCTCGAGGACGATATCCCCAAGCAATTGCAGGAGATCGGCTTTACCAGTGTTGAGCAGTCTGTTCTGGCCGGGTCTGCTCTCCAACGCATCACAGCACGCTGCCCCTCCAGCGGCATGCTGGAGGTCACAGGGAAGATGCCATGA
- the cobO gene encoding cob(I)yrinic acid a,c-diamide adenosyltransferase — MSSDRTSAGKPSSVDPSGLDQSAESLGMGGDLAPEKDADAYRKRMERRQDVQRQRVSERSVEKGLVLVFTGHGKGKTTASLGLALRTLGHGHRVAVVQFIKGGWEPGEAKALKAFGESLSWHALGEGFTWETQDRERDRQLVQAAWDTSLSYLRDPKQKLVVLDEVNVALKLGYLELDQVLQGLEERPELTHVALTGRGAPDGLIQRADLVTEMSLVKHPFREQGVKAQQGIEF, encoded by the coding sequence ATGAGCTCGGATCGAACGTCAGCCGGAAAGCCATCGTCTGTGGACCCATCAGGGTTAGATCAATCAGCCGAGTCACTGGGGATGGGAGGCGATTTAGCCCCAGAGAAAGACGCGGATGCTTACAGAAAGCGCATGGAACGCCGACAAGACGTGCAGCGACAACGTGTCTCAGAGCGAAGTGTTGAAAAGGGATTGGTCCTGGTCTTCACCGGTCACGGCAAAGGAAAGACCACCGCGTCTCTGGGCCTGGCCTTAAGGACTCTGGGTCACGGACACCGTGTTGCCGTTGTCCAATTCATCAAAGGTGGATGGGAGCCTGGAGAAGCCAAAGCATTAAAAGCCTTTGGAGAGTCGCTGAGTTGGCATGCACTCGGAGAGGGTTTCACCTGGGAGACGCAAGATCGTGAACGTGATCGTCAGCTGGTGCAAGCAGCTTGGGACACCTCGCTCTCTTATCTCAGAGATCCCAAACAAAAGCTTGTGGTGCTGGACGAAGTGAATGTGGCGTTAAAACTTGGCTATCTCGAGTTGGATCAAGTCCTGCAAGGCCTCGAAGAGCGGCCTGAGCTCACCCACGTTGCTCTCACCGGCAGAGGAGCTCCGGACGGGCTGATCCAAAGAGCCGATTTAGTTACGGAAATGTCCCTCGTCAAGCACCCATTCCGGGAGCAGGGCGTCAAAGCACAGCAAGGAATTGAGTTCTGA
- the pyrH gene encoding UMP kinase, whose product MAYARALLKLSGEALMGNQGYGIDPEIVQAIARDVAEVVATGTQLAIVVGGGNIFRGLKGSAAGMDRATADYVGMLATVMNAITLQDGLERAGIPTRVQTAIEMQEVAEPYIRRRAMRHLEKGRVVVFGAGCGNPFFTTDTTAALRAAEISADVVFKATKVDGVYDKDPHQFPDAVRYDSLTFQQVLSGELAVMDSTAIALCKDNNIPIVVFNLFEPGNIGKAVAGEPIGSRISN is encoded by the coding sequence ATGGCCTACGCGCGTGCCCTCCTGAAGCTCAGCGGTGAAGCGCTGATGGGCAATCAGGGCTACGGAATTGATCCAGAAATTGTTCAGGCCATCGCCAGAGATGTTGCCGAAGTTGTTGCCACTGGCACGCAGTTGGCAATTGTCGTCGGCGGCGGAAACATATTCAGAGGTTTGAAAGGTTCAGCCGCAGGCATGGATCGCGCCACCGCTGACTACGTCGGCATGCTCGCCACCGTGATGAATGCCATCACCCTGCAAGACGGACTGGAGCGAGCCGGCATTCCCACCCGCGTGCAAACCGCCATTGAAATGCAAGAAGTGGCTGAGCCCTACATCCGCAGACGCGCGATGCGACATCTAGAAAAAGGCAGGGTGGTCGTGTTTGGAGCAGGTTGTGGCAATCCGTTTTTCACCACCGACACCACAGCTGCTTTACGCGCAGCCGAAATCAGTGCTGATGTGGTGTTCAAAGCCACCAAGGTTGACGGTGTGTATGACAAAGATCCGCATCAATTCCCTGATGCCGTCCGTTACGACTCCTTGACCTTCCAACAAGTGCTCAGCGGAGAGCTCGCCGTGATGGACAGCACAGCCATCGCTCTTTGCAAAGACAACAACATCCCGATTGTTGTTTTCAATTTGTTTGAACCTGGCAACATCGGCAAAGCCGTGGCCGGTGAGCCCATCGGTTCTCGTATCAGCAACTAG
- the frr gene encoding ribosome recycling factor, translating to MSNSDLEANMRKSVEATQRNFNTIRTGRANPSLLDRINVEYYGADTPLKSLASLSTPDSQTIAVQPFDMGSLALIEKAIATSDLGFTPNNDGKIIRINVPPLTEERRKEFCKLAAKYSEEGKVALRSVRRDAIDKIKKQEKEGDLSEDQSRDEQDQVQKTTDRFIAELEKHLADKEVEILKV from the coding sequence ATGTCGAACTCAGATCTCGAAGCCAACATGCGCAAGTCGGTGGAAGCCACCCAGCGCAACTTCAACACCATTCGCACGGGCCGAGCCAATCCTTCGTTGTTGGATCGAATCAATGTTGAGTATTACGGCGCTGACACACCACTGAAGTCACTAGCCAGTCTCTCCACTCCCGACTCGCAAACGATTGCCGTTCAACCCTTCGATATGGGATCCCTGGCGCTTATCGAAAAAGCGATCGCCACGAGTGACTTGGGATTCACGCCCAACAACGACGGCAAGATCATTCGCATCAACGTGCCACCTCTCACAGAAGAGCGCAGAAAAGAGTTCTGCAAGCTTGCTGCAAAGTATTCAGAAGAGGGAAAGGTGGCATTGCGCAGCGTGCGTCGTGACGCGATTGACAAAATCAAGAAACAGGAAAAGGAGGGTGATCTTTCAGAGGATCAAAGCCGAGATGAGCAAGATCAAGTTCAGAAAACAACCGATCGTTTCATTGCAGAACTTGAAAAACATCTAGCTGATAAAGAGGTTGAAATCCTCAAGGTTTGA
- a CDS encoding NAD(P)/FAD-dependent oxidoreductase has product MSTTDVVVIGAGAAGSSTAFHLAHLGHRVTVLERERSERIKPCGGGMAASVQQWFPFDLQPAVDDVIQQVDFSWCLTDPVVAELPGSAPFWIVKRERLDALLLQQAIALGAELRRPFEVVDLERDENHWLVRSKDGEVIDAKAVVLADGSGSPWPTRFGIGPRALHMAKTLSVRLEGMGTLQPGTARFEFGLVHHGFAWAFPLANGINVGVGTFIGRRASDAEAVLEQLLPDLGFSSTDGLRQNADLRVWNGHTPLHGKGIVAVGDAASLCDPFLAEGLRPSLMSGCEAAASLDSWLNGTQPDLSNYTASMRERWGDSMAWGRRIAQVFYRFPKVGYQLGIKRPTAPQRIAQILSGEMGYGDIAQRVIRRLMLQRG; this is encoded by the coding sequence TTGAGCACCACTGACGTTGTTGTTATCGGGGCCGGTGCAGCCGGCTCCAGCACGGCTTTCCATCTCGCCCACCTAGGACATCGCGTCACCGTTCTGGAACGCGAGCGTTCAGAGCGGATCAAACCATGCGGTGGTGGGATGGCGGCATCCGTTCAGCAGTGGTTCCCCTTCGACCTTCAACCAGCTGTGGATGACGTCATCCAACAGGTTGATTTCAGCTGGTGTCTCACTGATCCAGTGGTTGCTGAGCTTCCAGGTTCTGCACCATTCTGGATCGTCAAACGTGAACGGCTTGACGCACTGTTGCTTCAGCAAGCGATCGCTTTAGGTGCAGAGCTGCGCCGACCCTTCGAGGTTGTAGACCTTGAACGAGATGAAAACCACTGGCTTGTTCGCAGCAAAGACGGTGAAGTCATCGATGCCAAAGCCGTTGTTTTGGCTGATGGCTCAGGTTCTCCCTGGCCCACACGCTTTGGAATCGGCCCTCGAGCTCTCCACATGGCCAAGACGCTCTCTGTTCGACTCGAAGGAATGGGAACCTTGCAACCAGGAACAGCAAGGTTTGAATTTGGGCTCGTTCACCATGGTTTCGCCTGGGCGTTTCCTCTGGCGAACGGCATCAATGTGGGAGTTGGCACTTTTATTGGGCGACGGGCCAGTGACGCGGAAGCCGTGCTCGAGCAACTCCTACCGGATCTGGGGTTTTCTTCCACAGACGGGCTGCGACAAAACGCCGATTTAAGAGTTTGGAATGGCCACACACCCCTCCATGGCAAAGGCATCGTGGCAGTAGGGGATGCCGCATCGCTCTGCGATCCCTTTCTGGCCGAAGGCCTCAGGCCATCGCTAATGAGCGGCTGCGAAGCAGCAGCCAGTCTTGATTCTTGGCTGAATGGGACTCAGCCAGATCTGTCCAACTACACAGCGAGCATGCGCGAACGTTGGGGCGATTCGATGGCTTGGGGACGCCGCATAGCCCAAGTGTTTTATCGATTTCCGAAAGTGGGCTATCAACTCGGAATCAAGCGCCCCACTGCGCCGCAGCGCATTGCCCAAATTCTTTCTGGTGAGATGGGATACGGCGACATCGCGCAGAGGGTCATCCGCCGATTGATGCTGCAAAGGGGTTAA
- a CDS encoding cryptochrome/deoxyribodipyrimidine photo-lyase family protein: MALQLVWFKRDLRVKDHKPLQQALLRGPVLPLYVVEPELWQQQDASERQWLFCRESLLDLRLALAALGQPLLVRSGDVVEVFERAHRQFGLEALWSHEETGNGWTYQRDQRVALWCRQHGIAWKEIPQFGVIRRLRSRTRWAKRWEAQMAEPITPSPLGLPSIEGIDAGVIPDCPHPTLASDPCPHRQSGGRSMALLELDDFLEHRAPGYARSISSPNTAFTGCSRLSAYLTWGCLSMREVIQTSRGFSGRGISSFESRLHWHCHFIQKLEAQPSIEFEDFHPFMRGLRCTNDQRLLAWAEGRTGVPFVDACMRALRAHGWINFRMRAMLMSFASYHLWLPWRDSGLHLARQFVDYEPGIHWSQCQMQSGSTAINTVRVYNPIKQGQDHDLNGEFIRTWVPELHLVSNVYVHEPWKLSTAAQRQAGLQLGVDYPLPMVEPALAAREAKQRIWAIRERSGFSAIADGIQQRHGSRRSGLAPTGKGRHRRRRNPRPDGSQQLTLDL, translated from the coding sequence ATGGCGCTCCAGCTTGTCTGGTTCAAGCGAGACCTTCGGGTGAAAGATCACAAGCCTTTGCAGCAGGCCTTGCTCAGGGGACCAGTTCTCCCGCTTTATGTCGTTGAGCCCGAGTTGTGGCAGCAGCAAGACGCCTCGGAGAGGCAGTGGTTGTTTTGTCGGGAGTCTTTGCTGGATTTGCGCCTGGCTCTTGCGGCGCTAGGCCAACCGCTTTTGGTCCGCAGTGGTGATGTGGTGGAGGTGTTCGAGCGAGCCCATCGTCAATTTGGTCTTGAGGCGCTCTGGAGCCATGAGGAAACCGGCAATGGTTGGACCTATCAGCGCGACCAACGGGTAGCCCTTTGGTGCCGGCAGCACGGCATCGCTTGGAAGGAAATCCCCCAGTTTGGTGTGATCCGCCGGCTGCGTTCGCGCACTCGTTGGGCTAAACGCTGGGAAGCGCAGATGGCCGAACCGATCACTCCATCCCCGTTAGGTCTGCCATCCATCGAGGGGATCGATGCCGGCGTTATTCCTGACTGCCCCCATCCGACGTTGGCATCTGATCCATGCCCGCATCGCCAAAGCGGTGGCCGGTCGATGGCATTGCTGGAACTGGATGATTTCCTCGAACATCGGGCGCCGGGGTATGCGCGCTCCATTTCCAGCCCCAACACCGCTTTCACCGGTTGTTCTCGGCTCTCCGCTTATCTCACCTGGGGATGTCTTTCGATGCGAGAGGTGATCCAAACAAGCCGTGGCTTCAGCGGCCGTGGAATTAGCAGCTTCGAGTCCCGTTTGCATTGGCATTGTCACTTCATTCAAAAGCTTGAAGCGCAGCCGTCGATTGAATTCGAAGATTTTCATCCGTTCATGCGTGGGCTGCGCTGCACGAATGATCAGCGGCTCCTCGCCTGGGCTGAGGGACGCACTGGAGTGCCTTTCGTAGATGCCTGCATGCGTGCCTTGCGGGCCCACGGTTGGATCAACTTCAGGATGCGAGCGATGTTGATGTCATTTGCCAGCTACCACCTCTGGTTGCCGTGGCGTGATAGCGGCCTTCATCTGGCGCGGCAGTTCGTGGACTATGAGCCCGGAATCCATTGGAGCCAGTGCCAGATGCAGTCAGGCAGTACGGCCATCAATACCGTTCGGGTTTACAACCCGATCAAGCAGGGGCAAGACCATGACTTGAACGGTGAATTCATTCGCACTTGGGTGCCTGAACTCCATCTCGTTTCCAATGTCTACGTGCATGAGCCGTGGAAGTTGTCGACGGCAGCGCAACGACAAGCTGGGCTCCAGCTTGGAGTGGACTATCCCTTGCCCATGGTGGAACCTGCGCTTGCGGCGAGGGAAGCCAAGCAGAGGATTTGGGCGATCAGGGAGCGCTCTGGGTTTTCTGCCATTGCCGATGGCATTCAGCAGCGTCACGGGTCGAGACGTTCGGGCTTGGCACCTACAGGCAAGGGCCGCCATCGACGACGACGAAACCCTAGGCCCGATGGTTCACAACAGCTAACGCTTGATCTTTAA
- a CDS encoding transaldolase, whose product MATLLEQLSAMTVVVADTGDLEAIRRFTPRDATTNPSLILAAAQIPAYENLIDEALRSSRRLLGESAPVEQVVHEALDEISVIFGKEILKIVPGRVSTEVDARLSYDTEATIEKGRKLIRLYNDSGISNDRVLIKIASTWEGIKAAEVLEKDGIHCNLTLLFGFSQAVACAEASVTLISPFVGRILDWFKADTGRDSYPGPEDPGVISVTSIFNYFKTYGYKTEIMGASFRNLDEITELAGCDLLTISPKLLDQLRSSDAALIRKLDPANLAPVSEQMHVDQELFISMMAEDRMATDKLSEGIKGFSKAIETLEQQLAHRLAQLEGGSAFSHAVQEIFMLNDFNGDGCITRDEWLGSDAVFDALDQDHDGRLTPDDVRLGFGGALSLTAV is encoded by the coding sequence ATGGCCACCCTCCTTGAGCAGCTTTCCGCCATGACAGTGGTGGTGGCCGATACGGGTGATCTCGAAGCGATCAGGCGTTTCACTCCTCGTGATGCGACGACCAACCCCTCCCTGATCCTTGCTGCAGCTCAGATTCCTGCTTATGAGAATCTCATTGATGAAGCTCTGCGGTCATCTCGCCGGCTTTTAGGAGAGAGCGCTCCGGTGGAGCAAGTGGTTCACGAAGCGCTTGATGAAATCAGCGTGATATTCGGAAAGGAAATTCTGAAGATCGTTCCTGGCCGAGTTTCAACGGAAGTGGATGCCCGCCTGAGTTATGACACCGAGGCAACGATTGAAAAAGGGCGGAAGCTTATTCGCCTCTACAACGACTCAGGAATCAGTAATGATCGTGTTTTGATCAAAATTGCCTCCACTTGGGAGGGAATTAAAGCGGCTGAAGTTCTTGAGAAGGATGGAATTCATTGCAACCTCACCCTGTTGTTTGGCTTCTCTCAAGCTGTGGCTTGCGCTGAGGCAAGCGTGACCTTGATCTCGCCATTTGTGGGTCGCATTCTCGATTGGTTCAAGGCCGACACAGGACGCGATTCCTATCCAGGTCCCGAAGATCCTGGTGTGATTTCAGTCACCAGCATCTTCAACTACTTCAAGACATACGGGTATAAAACCGAAATCATGGGAGCTAGCTTCCGCAATCTTGATGAGATCACTGAGCTTGCCGGTTGTGATCTATTGACAATTTCCCCGAAATTGCTGGACCAATTGCGAAGTAGTGATGCTGCGCTAATTCGCAAGCTTGATCCTGCGAATCTCGCTCCTGTTTCAGAGCAAATGCACGTAGATCAGGAGCTCTTCATCTCAATGATGGCTGAAGATCGAATGGCCACTGACAAGCTCAGTGAAGGCATCAAAGGTTTCAGCAAAGCGATCGAAACTCTCGAGCAGCAACTCGCGCACCGTTTGGCTCAGCTTGAGGGTGGATCCGCATTTAGCCATGCCGTTCAAGAAATTTTTATGTTGAACGACTTCAACGGCGATGGTTGCATCACCCGCGATGAATGGTTGGGAAGTGATGCGGTCTTTGACGCCTTAGACCAAGATCATGACGGTCGTTTGACACCAGACGATGTGCGTTTGGGTTTCGGTGGTGCTTTGTCCTTGACTGCTGTTTGA
- a CDS encoding penicillin-binding protein 2, which yields MPANRQGSTSKARRERRRVIRLEPVPAGRMKVVFVLLCAGLFGLVGRMAWLQIFQASELETRARLVQTQRTKPLGSRRPIVDRNGRLVALDEERYRLWAHPRYFNFPGDEPTLIRDRKEVAALLSPVLALSTGEINKRMGDSSSGIKLAEGVDPETATTVRSLGISGIDLEPYPYRVYPQGSLFANVVGFLNQERQPQAGLEQSRDEDLQRHEQARSLRRGADGTPLPDNLAPGVFFGDDLRLQLTLDARLQELAAKALTAQVKTWKAKKGVAIVMDVLNGELMALASTPTYDANRYWDFKPERFREWSVQDLYEPGSTFKPINLALALQEGVIQPNETVYDSGALTIGGWPIRNHDRKGNGVVDFATVLQVSSNVGMVQAMRKMRPSNYWDWLNRLGLDAKPDTDLPGAVAGQLKTKEQFTTQAIEPATAAFGQGFSLTPLKLVQLHALIANGGRLVSPHITRGLRAGHALAPSGARMGQPLLRPEVTRTVLNWMESVVEKGSGKGVRTPGYRIGGKTGTAQKAVNGVYVPGALICSFVATLPIENPRYVVLVVVDEPQGAHAYGSTVALPVAKSIIDGLLVIEKIPPSGPVKSAQTDTSLP from the coding sequence ATGCCAGCCAACCGGCAAGGCTCGACCTCCAAGGCTCGTCGTGAACGACGACGGGTGATCCGTCTTGAGCCGGTGCCGGCCGGTCGAATGAAAGTGGTGTTTGTCCTGCTGTGTGCAGGCTTGTTTGGATTGGTCGGGCGTATGGCCTGGCTACAGATTTTTCAAGCCTCTGAGTTGGAGACGCGGGCCCGATTGGTGCAAACGCAACGCACCAAGCCCCTTGGCAGCCGTCGGCCGATAGTGGATCGCAACGGCAGACTCGTGGCCTTAGACGAGGAGCGCTACCGACTCTGGGCCCATCCTCGTTACTTCAACTTTCCTGGCGACGAGCCAACGCTGATTCGTGACCGTAAAGAGGTTGCTGCACTCCTGTCTCCCGTGTTGGCCCTTTCGACTGGCGAGATCAACAAAAGAATGGGAGACAGCTCTTCTGGCATCAAGTTGGCGGAGGGCGTCGACCCTGAAACAGCAACAACAGTTCGTTCCCTAGGAATCAGTGGCATCGATCTCGAGCCCTATCCCTACCGCGTTTATCCGCAGGGATCTCTCTTTGCCAATGTCGTTGGTTTCCTCAATCAAGAGCGTCAGCCTCAGGCGGGGCTGGAGCAAAGTCGTGATGAAGATCTCCAGCGCCACGAACAGGCCCGTAGTCTTCGTCGCGGAGCAGATGGAACTCCGTTGCCAGACAACCTGGCCCCCGGGGTGTTTTTCGGGGATGACCTGAGATTGCAGCTCACCTTGGATGCTCGCTTGCAGGAGCTGGCTGCAAAGGCGCTGACGGCACAGGTAAAAACCTGGAAAGCCAAAAAGGGAGTGGCAATCGTGATGGATGTCCTCAATGGCGAATTAATGGCGCTCGCCTCAACGCCGACGTATGACGCGAATCGTTATTGGGACTTCAAGCCAGAACGTTTTAGGGAATGGTCCGTTCAAGATCTTTACGAACCGGGGTCAACTTTTAAACCGATCAATTTGGCTTTAGCGCTGCAAGAAGGTGTGATCCAACCCAATGAGACGGTTTACGACAGTGGGGCCCTCACCATTGGTGGCTGGCCGATTCGCAACCACGACCGCAAGGGCAATGGCGTTGTGGATTTTGCAACGGTGCTTCAGGTGTCGAGCAATGTCGGCATGGTCCAGGCGATGCGCAAAATGCGTCCCTCTAATTACTGGGACTGGTTGAACCGACTTGGGCTCGATGCGAAGCCGGATACAGACCTTCCAGGTGCGGTGGCGGGCCAGTTGAAGACCAAGGAGCAATTCACCACTCAGGCCATCGAGCCAGCAACCGCAGCATTTGGTCAAGGCTTCTCGCTCACGCCTCTCAAGCTTGTTCAACTCCACGCACTGATCGCCAATGGCGGGAGGCTTGTGAGCCCTCACATCACTCGTGGTTTAAGGGCTGGTCATGCGTTGGCGCCAAGTGGAGCGCGGATGGGACAGCCCCTGCTCCGCCCAGAGGTCACTCGCACGGTTTTGAACTGGATGGAATCAGTGGTGGAAAAAGGTAGTGGTAAGGGGGTTCGCACCCCTGGTTATCGCATTGGTGGCAAAACAGGCACGGCCCAAAAGGCAGTGAATGGTGTGTATGTCCCAGGAGCTCTGATTTGCAGTTTTGTCGCAACGCTTCCGATAGAGAACCCTCGTTATGTCGTGCTGGTGGTGGTTGATGAACCACAAGGGGCCCATGCCTATGGCTCAACTGTGGCTTTGCCTGTGGCTAAATCCATCATTGATGGGCTTTTGGTGATTGAAAAAATTCCACCAAGTGGCCCGGTTAAATCTGCACAAACGGACACATCTCTCCCCTGA